The Triticum aestivum cultivar Chinese Spring chromosome 3A, IWGSC CS RefSeq v2.1, whole genome shotgun sequence genome includes a region encoding these proteins:
- the LOC123063732 gene encoding F-box/kelch-repeat protein At1g55270, whose protein sequence is MQRRRLAEQEGESVSCYCRVDGGLKTVVNARKFVPGARLCMQPDVKPNKRKSRSSRKERCRTQAPLLPGLPDDLAISCLMRVSRAEHPNLHLVCRKWSRLLSGNYYYSLRKKCGMEEEWVYVFKRDRDQKLSWHAFDPVHQLWRSLPPVPPEYSEAVGFGCAVLSGCYLYLFGGKNPVRGSMRHVVYYNTRTNKWYRAPDMLRKRHLFGSCVINNCLYVAGGECEGTQRTLRSAEVYNPNRTRWSCITEMNTGMVPFTGVVYDGKWFLKGLDSHRQVVSEVYLPTSNTWSTTGNALVAALRNPTISFNGRLYSADCRDACKLRVYDGDIGLWTRFMDSRRHLGSSRAFEAVALVSLNGKICVIRNNMGMTLVDVCDPTKVIEMESARVWETFARKGHQHRSLMANLWSAIAGRNLKAHIIHCQVLQA, encoded by the exons ATGCAGCGCCGCCGGCTCGCGGAGCAAGAG GGAGAGTCTGTCTCTTGCTACTGCAGGGTAGATGGAGGCCTTAAAACTGTCGTCAATGCTAGAAAGTTTGTCCCTGGTGCTAGGCTGTGCATGCAACCTGATGTCAAACCGAACAAGCGCAAGTCAAGGAGCTCACGCAAGGAGAGGTGCCGAACTCAGGCGCCGCTTCTGCCTGGCCTTCCTGATGACCTGGCTATTTCATGTCTGATGCGGGTTTCTCGAGCTGAGCACCCTAATCTTCACTTGGTCTGTAGAAAATGGAGCCGACTTTTATCTGGGAATTATTATTACTCACTGCGGAAGAAATGTGGCATGGAAGAAGAATGGGTTTACGTCTTCAAAAGGGATCGTGATCAGAAACTATCTTGGCATGCCTTTGATCCAGTGCACCAGCTCTGGAGGTCACTTCCTCCAGTTCCACCAGAGTATTCGGAAGCCGTGGGCTTTGGTTGCGCTGTTCTCAGTGGCTGCTATTTGTACCTATTTGGTGGCAAAAACCCAGTACGGGGGTCTATGAGGCATGTCGTGTATTACAATACTCGGACAAACAAGTGGTACCGGGCTCCAGATATGCTACGGAAGCGGCACTTGTTTGGCTCTTGTGTCATAAACAACTGTCTCTATGTTGCCGGTGGGGAGTGTGAAGGGACACAGAGAACTCTAAGATCTGCTGAGGTTTACAATCCGAACAGGACTAGATGGTCTTGCATCACTGAAATGAACACAGGAATGGTGCCGTTCACTGGAGTTGTATATGATGGCAAATGGTTCCTAAAGGGACTTGATTCTCACCGCCAGGTTGTGAGCGAGGTCTATCTGCCAACATCCAACACGTGGTCGACCACTGGTAATGCACTGGTTGCAGCCTTGCGGAATCCAACCATTTCCTTTAATGGTCGTCTTTATTCAGCGGATTGTCGGGATGCCTGCAAGCTAAGAGTTTATGATGGGGACATAGGATTGTGGACAAGATTCATGGACAGTAGACGCCATCTGGGCAGCTCACGAGCTTTTGAAGCCGTGGCTTTGGTCTCACTGAATGGAAAGATCTGTGTTATCCGTAATAACATGGGCATGACCCTTGTTGATGTCTGTGACCCAACAAAAGTTATTGAGATGGAGAGTGCCCGTGTGTGGGAGACTTTTGCCCGGAAGGGCCACCAGCACAGGTCTTTGATGGCTAATTTGTGGTCAGCAATTGCAGGTCGTAATTTGAAGGCCCACATCATACATTGTCAAGTTCTCCAAGCTTGA
- the LOC123063733 gene encoding soluble inorganic pyrophosphatase 4 — protein sequence MAPSQEVAPPAAAITKDPSTNGNGNGNGNGTAAPAPKTKTPALNERILSSITRRSVAAHPWHDLEIGPDAPTIFNCVIEIPKGSKVKYELDKKTGLIKVDRVLYSSVVYPHNYGFIPRTLCDDSDPIDVLVIMQEPVVPGCFLRAKAIGLMPMIDQGEADDKIIAVCADDPEYRHFNDIKELPPHRLAEIRRFFEDYKKNENKEVAVNDFLPSEDAYEAIQHSMDLYATYIVEGLRR from the exons ATGGCCCCCTCCCAAGAAGTCGCGCCCCCTGCCGCCGCCATCACCAAGGACCCATCCACCAacggcaacggcaacggcaacggcaacGGCACAGCCGCACCCGCCCCCAAGACCAAGACGCCGGCGCTGAACGAGCGGATCCTCTCCTCCATCACCCGCCGCTCCGTCGCCGCCCACCCGTGGCACGACCTGGAGATCGGCCCCGACGCGCCCACAATCTTCAACTGCGTGATCGAGATCCCCAAGGGGAGCAAGGTCAAGTACGAGCTGGACAAGAAGACGGGGCTCATCAAGGTGGACCGCGTGCTCTACTCCTCCGTCGTCTACCCGCACAACTACGGCTTCATCCCGCGCACCCTCTGCGACGACTCCGACCCCATCGACGTCCTCGTCATCATGCAGGAGCCCGTCGTCCCGGGGTGCTTCCTCCGCGCCAAGGCCATCGGACTCATGCCCATGATCGACCAGGGCGAGGCCGACGACAAGATCATCGCCGTCTGCGCCGACGACCCCGAGTACCGCCACTTCAACGACATCAAGGAGctcccgccccaccgcctcgccgagatCAGGCGCTTCTTCGAGGACT ACAAGAAGAACGAGAACAAGGAGGTGGCCGTCAACGACTTCCTGCCGTCAGAGGACGCCTACGAGGCCATCCAGCACTCCAT GGATCTTTATGCTACTTACATTGTGGAGGGCCTGAGAAGGTAG